One Sebastes umbrosus isolate fSebUmb1 chromosome 6, fSebUmb1.pri, whole genome shotgun sequence DNA window includes the following coding sequences:
- the LOC119489325 gene encoding protein kinase C-binding protein 1-like isoform X2, with the protein MSPHETKPFRQRAILFYFLPVKSLEKRCWDAGYCYLKPQALSLYSPGLRPLYSTIVKLLPPLSDPQTDSGHFVLRELFFRRTRVFSSQIRPQGQRNNMRLNSLAEEEVKTESDVVEGMDAPVRSKVPDPPGLAERPAAPQKRKVSSPTHSSNGHSPSDTSPSPVKKKKKPGAINSNNKDQDGRNDFYCWLCHREGQVLCCELCPRVYHAKCLKLPAEPEGDWFCPECEKITVAECIETQSKAMTMLTIDQLSYLLKFALQKIKQPGTEPFQKPVALEQHPDYAEYIFHAMDLCTLEKNIKKKMFGCTEAFLADMKWILHNCIIYNGGNHKLTATAKVIVKICEHEMNEIEVCPECYLSSCQKRDNWFCEPCSQPHPLVWAKLKGFPFWPAKALREKDGQVDARFFGQHDRAWVPINNCYLMSKEIPFSVKKTKSIFNSAMQEMEVYVENIRKKFGVFNYAPFRTPFTPNNQLQMLLDPSNPGAGTVKTEKLDKLRFNFDITASPKMVLGKSSTPSGMTRRVSMTDMPRSPMSTSSSVHTGSDGEQDMEKASRNPAFHYSTGEESMDCTASPVSGKMGPAGSPKPFNPGLVPKQERTAGTGGILNLNLDRVKAEMDLKELSETVQQQQQQHQQQQGASASLPTPKRLIRSLDKTIESCKAQLGIDEISEDVYKGVDHSDTDDSEKSDSSDSEYLSDEDHKPKSSAQDDKDKAERKRPKASTEGENKEGVTGTADKATSEPLLKDKQGTNGPDRDLQDKPRKPQSQPLTDKPKAPEEGRAAAATSAAEQDSDSERELVIDLGDEHGGRDSKRARREPGASAAKTPKEPKIAKVEGKLSSSAAAATPSRDSPSNLRDALQPSITAALNLVSTAASGLPSSTTTTGGSTGAPSPASTSVSATSPVPAAIKKQRPLLPKETAQAVQRAVVWNPTKFQTSSQKWHMQKVQRQQQQGEQSPVQTPAQTPTQTPAQTPAQSPGQTRSPQQLQSQQQNSSSSTRYQTRQAAKVQKDVPQSTSSSTAAQVTSGSSSSFMSGDLQIPTGSAEVAADIAKYTNKIMDTIKGTMTEIYNDLSKSTSGNTIAEIRRLRIEIEKLQWLHQQELSEMKHNLELTMAEMRQSLEQERERLVAEVKKQTEVEKQQAVDETKKKQWCANCRKEAIFYCCWNTSYCDYPCQQAHWPEHMKSCTQSATASQQEPEAESNSDPSVKSSSHSPATQPPPSGAGSISDKSNSPTYIDKSKDSGVTVT; encoded by the exons TCTGGCTGAGGAGGAGGTAAAGACGGAGTCTGATGTGGTAGAGGGGATGGATGCACCCGTACGATCCAAAG TCCCTGATCCACCGGGGTTAGCAGAACGACCAGCGGCACCACAGAAGAGAAAGGTGTCCAGTCCCACCCATTCCTCCAATGGACATTCTCCCTCGGACACCTCCCCCAGCCCTgttaagaaaaagaagaagcccGGGGCCATCAACTCTAACAACAAAGACCAG GACGGCAGGAATGACTTCTACTGCTGGCTGTGCCACCGCGAGGGCCAGGTGCTCTGCTGTGAGCTCTGCCCCAGGGTGTACCACGCCAAGTGCCTCAAACTACCAGCTGAGCCCGAGGGCGACTGGTTCTGTCCAGAGTGTGAG AAAATAACAGTTGCTGAATGCATTGAAACCCAGAGCAAGGCAATGACGATGCTGACAATAGACCAACTCTCCTACTTGCTCAAATTTGCACTCCAAAAGATTAAACAGCCCGGG ACCGAGCCTTTTCAGAAGCCTGTGGCTCTGGAACAGCACCCGGATTATGCAGAGTACATTTTCCACGCCATGGACCTGTGTACTTTAGAGAAG aatatcaaaaagaaaatgtttggcTGCACTGAAGCCTTTCTTGCTGACATGAAATGGATCTTGCACAACTGCATCATCTACAACGGAG GTAATCACAAATTAACAGCAACTGCAAAAGTCATCGTCAAGATTTGTGAACATGAG ATGAATGAGATTGAGGTGTGTCCAGAGTGCTACCTGTCTTCATGCCAAAAAAGGGACAACTGGTTCTGTGAGCCATGT AGTCAACCCCACCCTCTGGTCTGGGCCAAGCTAAAGGGCTTCCCCTTCTGGCCAGCAAAAGCACTTCGAGAAAAGGACGGGCAGGTAGACGCACGCTTCTTTGGGCAACATGACAG GGCCTGGGTTCCCATCAACAACTGCTACCTCATGTCCAAAGAGATCCCTTTCTCTGTAAAGAAGACAAAGAGCATTTTCAACAGTGCCATGCAAGAGATGGAAGTCTACGTGGAGAACATTCGCAAGAAATTTGGGGTCTTCAACTATGCACCCTTCCGCACTCCCTTCACACCCAACAACCAGCTACAGATGCTACTAGACCCCTCCAACCCCGGCGCTGGGACAGTGAAAACAGAGAAACTGGACAAACTTCGCTTCAACTTTGATATAACCGCGTCTCCTAAGATGGTCCTCGGCAAGAGTTCCACGCCCAGTGGCATGACTCGGAGGGTCTCAATGACAGACATGCCTCGATCTCCCATGAGCACCAGCTCCTCGGTTCACACAGGGTCCGATGGGGAGCAGGATATGGAGAAGGCCAGCAGGAATCCTGCCTTCCACTACAGCACTGGAGAGGAATCAATGGACTGTACTG CATCTCCTGTCTCTGGGAAGATGGGTCCTGCAGGCAGCCCGAAGCCCTTTAACCCTGGACTGGTGCCCAAGCAGGAGAGGACTGCAGGCACAGGAGGCATCCTCAATCTCAACCTGG ATCGGGTGAAGGCTGAAATGGATCTGAAGGAGCTGAGCGAGACcgtgcaacaacaacagcagcaacatcagcaacaacagGGAGCGTCGGCTTCCCTCCCCACCCCAAAGAGACTCATCAGGAGCCTGGACAAGACTATTGAGAGCTGCAAGGCACAGCTCG GGATAGATGAGATCTCTGAAGATGTGTATAAAGGGGTGGATCACAGCGACACTGACGACTCTGAGAAATCTGACTCAAGTGACAGCGAGTATCTCAGCGACGAGGATCACAAGCCAAAGAGCTCTGCCCAGGACGACAAGGAcaaagcagagagaaaaaggCCCAAAGCAAGCACGGAGGGAGAGAATAAGGAGGGCGTTACAGGGACAGCGGATAAAGCCACCTCTGAACCCCTGCTCAAAGACAAGCAGGGTACCAATGGCCCTGATAGGGACCTCCAGGACAAGCCCAGAAAGCCCCAGTCTCAGCCCCTCACTGACAAACCCAAAGCCCCAGAGGAGGGCAGAGCAGCTGCTGCAACATCAGCAGCTGAGCAGGACTCTGATTCTGAAAGAGAGCTGGTGATCGACCTGGGAGACGAACATGGAGGTCGTGACTCAAAGAGGGCGAGAAGAGAGCCGGGAGCTTCTGCTGCCAAAACTCCCAAAGAGCCTAAAATTGCCAAGGTGGAAG GTAAACTGTCTTCatctgctgcagcagcaactcCATCACGGGACTCGCCCTCTAACCTGAGAGATGCTTTGCAACCCTCCATCACAGCGGCCCTCAACCTTGTTTCCACCGCAGCTTCTGGTCTGCCTAGTTCCACCACAACTACCGGAGGATCCACCGGTGCTCCCTCTCCTGCCTCCACCTCGGTCTCCGCAACATCCCCAGTACCTGCAGCCATAAAGAAACAGCGCCCTCTACTGCCTAAAGAGACGGCTCAGGCCGTGCAACGAGCAGTGGTTTGGAATCCAACCAAATTCCAGACGTCCTCTCAGAAGTGGCACATGCAGAAGgtgcagaggcagcagcagcaaggagAGCAGTCGCCAGTGCAGACGCCGGCCCAGACGCCGACCCAGACGCCGGCCCAGACGCCGGCCCAGAGTCCGGGGCAGACACGCAGCCCTCAGCAGCTGCAGTCACAACAGCAGAACTCCTCCTCAAGTACCCGCTATCAGACCAGACAAGCAGCCAAGG TGCAAAAAGACGTGCCTCAGAGTACTTCCTCATCGACAGCAGCCCAGGTCACATCTGGCAGCTCCTCTTCCTTCATGTCAGGAGACTTGCAGATCCCTACAGGCTCAGCAGAGGTGGCTGCAGATATAGCCAAGTACACAAACAAA ATTATGGACACAATAAAAGGGACAATGACTGAAATCTACAATGATCTTTCCAAAAGCACATCAGGAAACACAATTGCAGAG ATTCGACGGTTAAGGATAGAGATTGAGAAACTCCAGTGGCTGCATCAGCAAGAGTTGTCGGAGATGAAGCACAATCTCG AACTGACGATGGCAGAGATGAGGCAGAGTCTGGAGCAGGAAAGAGAACGGCTGGTGGCCGAGGTGAAAAAGCAGACGGAGGTGGAAAAGCAGCAGGCAGTGGACGAGACCAAAAAGAAACAGTGGTGCGCTAACTGCAGGAAGGAGGCCATCTTCTACTGCTGCTGGAATACCAGTTACTGTGATTACCCCTGCCAGCAAGCCCACTGGCCAGAACACATGAAGTCCTGCACACAGTCAG CCACAGCATCGCAGCAGGAACCAGAAGCAGAGTCCAACTCAGACCCTTCAGTCAAATCATCAAGCCACTCTCCTGCCACACAGCCCCCTCCCTCAGGAGCAGGATCCATATCAGACAAAAGCAACTCTCCCACATACATTGACAAGAGCAAGGACAGTGGCGTTACTGTGACCTAA
- the LOC119489325 gene encoding protein kinase C-binding protein 1-like isoform X4 produces the protein MWASFVHSVRNRKAPEGLGCVCVCATVGRLKQERRYPHAIFLKKLLNPCLAFFKQRSLAEEEVKTESDVVEGMDAPVRSKVPDPPGLAERPAAPQKRKVSSPTHSSNGHSPSDTSPSPVKKKKKPGAINSNNKDQSELRHGPFYYMKQPALTTDPVDVVPQDGRNDFYCWLCHREGQVLCCELCPRVYHAKCLKLPAEPEGDWFCPECEKITVAECIETQSKAMTMLTIDQLSYLLKFALQKIKQPGTEPFQKPVALEQHPDYAEYIFHAMDLCTLEKNIKKKMFGCTEAFLADMKWILHNCIIYNGGNHKLTATAKVIVKICEHEMNEIEVCPECYLSSCQKRDNWFCEPCSQPHPLVWAKLKGFPFWPAKALREKDGQVDARFFGQHDRAWVPINNCYLMSKEIPFSVKKTKSIFNSAMQEMEVYVENIRKKFGVFNYAPFRTPFTPNNQLQMLLDPSNPGAGTVKTEKLDKLRFNFDITASPKMVLGKSSTPSGMTRRVSMTDMPRSPMSTSSSVHTGSDGEQDMEKASRNPAFHYSTGEESMDCTASPVSGKMGPAGSPKPFNPGLVPKQERTAGTGGILNLNLDRVKAEMDLKELSETVQQQQQQHQQQQGASASLPTPKRLIRSLDKTIESCKAQLGIDEISEDVYKGVDHSDTDDSEKSDSSDSEYLSDEDHKPKSSAQDDKDKAERKRPKASTEGENKEGVTGTADKATSEPLLKDKQGTNGPDRDLQDKPRKPQSQPLTDKPKAPEEGRAAAATSAAEQDSDSERELVIDLGDEHGGRDSKRARREPGASAAKTPKEPKIAKVEGKLSSSAAAATPSRDSPSNLRDALQPSITAALNLVSTAASGLPSSTTTTGGSTGAPSPASTSVSATSPVPAAIKKQRPLLPKETAQAVQRAVVWNPTKFQTSSQKWHMQKVQRQQQQGEQSPVQTPAQTPTQTPAQTPAQSPGQTRSPQQLQSQQQNSSSSTRYQTRQAAKVQKDVPQSTSSSTAAQVTSGSSSSFMSGDLQIPTGSAEVAADIAKYTNKIMDTIKGTMTEIYNDLSKSTSGNTIAEIRRLRIEIEKLQWLHQQELSEMKHNLELTMAEMRQSLEQERERLVAEVKKQTEVEKQQAVDETKKKQWCANCRKEAIFYCCWNTSYCDYPCQQAHWPEHMKSCTQSATASQQEPEAESNSDPSVKSSSHSPATQPPPSGAGSISDKSNSPTYIDKSKDSGVTVT, from the exons TCTGGCTGAGGAGGAGGTAAAGACGGAGTCTGATGTGGTAGAGGGGATGGATGCACCCGTACGATCCAAAG TCCCTGATCCACCGGGGTTAGCAGAACGACCAGCGGCACCACAGAAGAGAAAGGTGTCCAGTCCCACCCATTCCTCCAATGGACATTCTCCCTCGGACACCTCCCCCAGCCCTgttaagaaaaagaagaagcccGGGGCCATCAACTCTAACAACAAAGACCAG TCAGAGCTAAGACATGGTCCCTTTTACTATATGAAGCAGCCAGCACTCACCACAGACCCTGTTGATGTTGTACCGCAGGACGGCAGGAATGACTTCTACTGCTGGCTGTGCCACCGCGAGGGCCAGGTGCTCTGCTGTGAGCTCTGCCCCAGGGTGTACCACGCCAAGTGCCTCAAACTACCAGCTGAGCCCGAGGGCGACTGGTTCTGTCCAGAGTGTGAG AAAATAACAGTTGCTGAATGCATTGAAACCCAGAGCAAGGCAATGACGATGCTGACAATAGACCAACTCTCCTACTTGCTCAAATTTGCACTCCAAAAGATTAAACAGCCCGGG ACCGAGCCTTTTCAGAAGCCTGTGGCTCTGGAACAGCACCCGGATTATGCAGAGTACATTTTCCACGCCATGGACCTGTGTACTTTAGAGAAG aatatcaaaaagaaaatgtttggcTGCACTGAAGCCTTTCTTGCTGACATGAAATGGATCTTGCACAACTGCATCATCTACAACGGAG GTAATCACAAATTAACAGCAACTGCAAAAGTCATCGTCAAGATTTGTGAACATGAG ATGAATGAGATTGAGGTGTGTCCAGAGTGCTACCTGTCTTCATGCCAAAAAAGGGACAACTGGTTCTGTGAGCCATGT AGTCAACCCCACCCTCTGGTCTGGGCCAAGCTAAAGGGCTTCCCCTTCTGGCCAGCAAAAGCACTTCGAGAAAAGGACGGGCAGGTAGACGCACGCTTCTTTGGGCAACATGACAG GGCCTGGGTTCCCATCAACAACTGCTACCTCATGTCCAAAGAGATCCCTTTCTCTGTAAAGAAGACAAAGAGCATTTTCAACAGTGCCATGCAAGAGATGGAAGTCTACGTGGAGAACATTCGCAAGAAATTTGGGGTCTTCAACTATGCACCCTTCCGCACTCCCTTCACACCCAACAACCAGCTACAGATGCTACTAGACCCCTCCAACCCCGGCGCTGGGACAGTGAAAACAGAGAAACTGGACAAACTTCGCTTCAACTTTGATATAACCGCGTCTCCTAAGATGGTCCTCGGCAAGAGTTCCACGCCCAGTGGCATGACTCGGAGGGTCTCAATGACAGACATGCCTCGATCTCCCATGAGCACCAGCTCCTCGGTTCACACAGGGTCCGATGGGGAGCAGGATATGGAGAAGGCCAGCAGGAATCCTGCCTTCCACTACAGCACTGGAGAGGAATCAATGGACTGTACTG CATCTCCTGTCTCTGGGAAGATGGGTCCTGCAGGCAGCCCGAAGCCCTTTAACCCTGGACTGGTGCCCAAGCAGGAGAGGACTGCAGGCACAGGAGGCATCCTCAATCTCAACCTGG ATCGGGTGAAGGCTGAAATGGATCTGAAGGAGCTGAGCGAGACcgtgcaacaacaacagcagcaacatcagcaacaacagGGAGCGTCGGCTTCCCTCCCCACCCCAAAGAGACTCATCAGGAGCCTGGACAAGACTATTGAGAGCTGCAAGGCACAGCTCG GGATAGATGAGATCTCTGAAGATGTGTATAAAGGGGTGGATCACAGCGACACTGACGACTCTGAGAAATCTGACTCAAGTGACAGCGAGTATCTCAGCGACGAGGATCACAAGCCAAAGAGCTCTGCCCAGGACGACAAGGAcaaagcagagagaaaaaggCCCAAAGCAAGCACGGAGGGAGAGAATAAGGAGGGCGTTACAGGGACAGCGGATAAAGCCACCTCTGAACCCCTGCTCAAAGACAAGCAGGGTACCAATGGCCCTGATAGGGACCTCCAGGACAAGCCCAGAAAGCCCCAGTCTCAGCCCCTCACTGACAAACCCAAAGCCCCAGAGGAGGGCAGAGCAGCTGCTGCAACATCAGCAGCTGAGCAGGACTCTGATTCTGAAAGAGAGCTGGTGATCGACCTGGGAGACGAACATGGAGGTCGTGACTCAAAGAGGGCGAGAAGAGAGCCGGGAGCTTCTGCTGCCAAAACTCCCAAAGAGCCTAAAATTGCCAAGGTGGAAG GTAAACTGTCTTCatctgctgcagcagcaactcCATCACGGGACTCGCCCTCTAACCTGAGAGATGCTTTGCAACCCTCCATCACAGCGGCCCTCAACCTTGTTTCCACCGCAGCTTCTGGTCTGCCTAGTTCCACCACAACTACCGGAGGATCCACCGGTGCTCCCTCTCCTGCCTCCACCTCGGTCTCCGCAACATCCCCAGTACCTGCAGCCATAAAGAAACAGCGCCCTCTACTGCCTAAAGAGACGGCTCAGGCCGTGCAACGAGCAGTGGTTTGGAATCCAACCAAATTCCAGACGTCCTCTCAGAAGTGGCACATGCAGAAGgtgcagaggcagcagcagcaaggagAGCAGTCGCCAGTGCAGACGCCGGCCCAGACGCCGACCCAGACGCCGGCCCAGACGCCGGCCCAGAGTCCGGGGCAGACACGCAGCCCTCAGCAGCTGCAGTCACAACAGCAGAACTCCTCCTCAAGTACCCGCTATCAGACCAGACAAGCAGCCAAGG TGCAAAAAGACGTGCCTCAGAGTACTTCCTCATCGACAGCAGCCCAGGTCACATCTGGCAGCTCCTCTTCCTTCATGTCAGGAGACTTGCAGATCCCTACAGGCTCAGCAGAGGTGGCTGCAGATATAGCCAAGTACACAAACAAA ATTATGGACACAATAAAAGGGACAATGACTGAAATCTACAATGATCTTTCCAAAAGCACATCAGGAAACACAATTGCAGAG ATTCGACGGTTAAGGATAGAGATTGAGAAACTCCAGTGGCTGCATCAGCAAGAGTTGTCGGAGATGAAGCACAATCTCG AACTGACGATGGCAGAGATGAGGCAGAGTCTGGAGCAGGAAAGAGAACGGCTGGTGGCCGAGGTGAAAAAGCAGACGGAGGTGGAAAAGCAGCAGGCAGTGGACGAGACCAAAAAGAAACAGTGGTGCGCTAACTGCAGGAAGGAGGCCATCTTCTACTGCTGCTGGAATACCAGTTACTGTGATTACCCCTGCCAGCAAGCCCACTGGCCAGAACACATGAAGTCCTGCACACAGTCAG CCACAGCATCGCAGCAGGAACCAGAAGCAGAGTCCAACTCAGACCCTTCAGTCAAATCATCAAGCCACTCTCCTGCCACACAGCCCCCTCCCTCAGGAGCAGGATCCATATCAGACAAAAGCAACTCTCCCACATACATTGACAAGAGCAAGGACAGTGGCGTTACTGTGACCTAA
- the LOC119489325 gene encoding protein kinase C-binding protein 1-like isoform X7 gives MHPQSLAEEEVKTESDVVEGMDAPVRSKVPDPPGLAERPAAPQKRKVSSPTHSSNGHSPSDTSPSPVKKKKKPGAINSNNKDQSELRHGPFYYMKQPALTTDPVDVVPQDGRNDFYCWLCHREGQVLCCELCPRVYHAKCLKLPAEPEGDWFCPECEKITVAECIETQSKAMTMLTIDQLSYLLKFALQKIKQPGTEPFQKPVALEQHPDYAEYIFHAMDLCTLEKNIKKKMFGCTEAFLADMKWILHNCIIYNGGNHKLTATAKVIVKICEHEMNEIEVCPECYLSSCQKRDNWFCEPCSQPHPLVWAKLKGFPFWPAKALREKDGQVDARFFGQHDRAWVPINNCYLMSKEIPFSVKKTKSIFNSAMQEMEVYVENIRKKFGVFNYAPFRTPFTPNNQLQMLLDPSNPGAGTVKTEKLDKLRFNFDITASPKMVLGKSSTPSGMTRRVSMTDMPRSPMSTSSSVHTGSDGEQDMEKASRNPAFHYSTGEESMDCTASPVSGKMGPAGSPKPFNPGLVPKQERTAGTGGILNLNLDRVKAEMDLKELSETVQQQQQQHQQQQGASASLPTPKRLIRSLDKTIESCKAQLGIDEISEDVYKGVDHSDTDDSEKSDSSDSEYLSDEDHKPKSSAQDDKDKAERKRPKASTEGENKEGVTGTADKATSEPLLKDKQGTNGPDRDLQDKPRKPQSQPLTDKPKAPEEGRAAAATSAAEQDSDSERELVIDLGDEHGGRDSKRARREPGASAAKTPKEPKIAKVEGKLSSSAAAATPSRDSPSNLRDALQPSITAALNLVSTAASGLPSSTTTTGGSTGAPSPASTSVSATSPVPAAIKKQRPLLPKETAQAVQRAVVWNPTKFQTSSQKWHMQKVQRQQQQGEQSPVQTPAQTPTQTPAQTPAQSPGQTRSPQQLQSQQQNSSSSTRYQTRQAAKVQKDVPQSTSSSTAAQVTSGSSSSFMSGDLQIPTGSAEVAADIAKYTNKIMDTIKGTMTEIYNDLSKSTSGNTIAEIRRLRIEIEKLQWLHQQELSEMKHNLELTMAEMRQSLEQERERLVAEVKKQTEVEKQQAVDETKKKQWCANCRKEAIFYCCWNTSYCDYPCQQAHWPEHMKSCTQSATASQQEPEAESNSDPSVKSSSHSPATQPPPSGAGSISDKSNSPTYIDKSKDSGVTVT, from the exons TCTGGCTGAGGAGGAGGTAAAGACGGAGTCTGATGTGGTAGAGGGGATGGATGCACCCGTACGATCCAAAG TCCCTGATCCACCGGGGTTAGCAGAACGACCAGCGGCACCACAGAAGAGAAAGGTGTCCAGTCCCACCCATTCCTCCAATGGACATTCTCCCTCGGACACCTCCCCCAGCCCTgttaagaaaaagaagaagcccGGGGCCATCAACTCTAACAACAAAGACCAG TCAGAGCTAAGACATGGTCCCTTTTACTATATGAAGCAGCCAGCACTCACCACAGACCCTGTTGATGTTGTACCGCAGGACGGCAGGAATGACTTCTACTGCTGGCTGTGCCACCGCGAGGGCCAGGTGCTCTGCTGTGAGCTCTGCCCCAGGGTGTACCACGCCAAGTGCCTCAAACTACCAGCTGAGCCCGAGGGCGACTGGTTCTGTCCAGAGTGTGAG AAAATAACAGTTGCTGAATGCATTGAAACCCAGAGCAAGGCAATGACGATGCTGACAATAGACCAACTCTCCTACTTGCTCAAATTTGCACTCCAAAAGATTAAACAGCCCGGG ACCGAGCCTTTTCAGAAGCCTGTGGCTCTGGAACAGCACCCGGATTATGCAGAGTACATTTTCCACGCCATGGACCTGTGTACTTTAGAGAAG aatatcaaaaagaaaatgtttggcTGCACTGAAGCCTTTCTTGCTGACATGAAATGGATCTTGCACAACTGCATCATCTACAACGGAG GTAATCACAAATTAACAGCAACTGCAAAAGTCATCGTCAAGATTTGTGAACATGAG ATGAATGAGATTGAGGTGTGTCCAGAGTGCTACCTGTCTTCATGCCAAAAAAGGGACAACTGGTTCTGTGAGCCATGT AGTCAACCCCACCCTCTGGTCTGGGCCAAGCTAAAGGGCTTCCCCTTCTGGCCAGCAAAAGCACTTCGAGAAAAGGACGGGCAGGTAGACGCACGCTTCTTTGGGCAACATGACAG GGCCTGGGTTCCCATCAACAACTGCTACCTCATGTCCAAAGAGATCCCTTTCTCTGTAAAGAAGACAAAGAGCATTTTCAACAGTGCCATGCAAGAGATGGAAGTCTACGTGGAGAACATTCGCAAGAAATTTGGGGTCTTCAACTATGCACCCTTCCGCACTCCCTTCACACCCAACAACCAGCTACAGATGCTACTAGACCCCTCCAACCCCGGCGCTGGGACAGTGAAAACAGAGAAACTGGACAAACTTCGCTTCAACTTTGATATAACCGCGTCTCCTAAGATGGTCCTCGGCAAGAGTTCCACGCCCAGTGGCATGACTCGGAGGGTCTCAATGACAGACATGCCTCGATCTCCCATGAGCACCAGCTCCTCGGTTCACACAGGGTCCGATGGGGAGCAGGATATGGAGAAGGCCAGCAGGAATCCTGCCTTCCACTACAGCACTGGAGAGGAATCAATGGACTGTACTG CATCTCCTGTCTCTGGGAAGATGGGTCCTGCAGGCAGCCCGAAGCCCTTTAACCCTGGACTGGTGCCCAAGCAGGAGAGGACTGCAGGCACAGGAGGCATCCTCAATCTCAACCTGG ATCGGGTGAAGGCTGAAATGGATCTGAAGGAGCTGAGCGAGACcgtgcaacaacaacagcagcaacatcagcaacaacagGGAGCGTCGGCTTCCCTCCCCACCCCAAAGAGACTCATCAGGAGCCTGGACAAGACTATTGAGAGCTGCAAGGCACAGCTCG GGATAGATGAGATCTCTGAAGATGTGTATAAAGGGGTGGATCACAGCGACACTGACGACTCTGAGAAATCTGACTCAAGTGACAGCGAGTATCTCAGCGACGAGGATCACAAGCCAAAGAGCTCTGCCCAGGACGACAAGGAcaaagcagagagaaaaaggCCCAAAGCAAGCACGGAGGGAGAGAATAAGGAGGGCGTTACAGGGACAGCGGATAAAGCCACCTCTGAACCCCTGCTCAAAGACAAGCAGGGTACCAATGGCCCTGATAGGGACCTCCAGGACAAGCCCAGAAAGCCCCAGTCTCAGCCCCTCACTGACAAACCCAAAGCCCCAGAGGAGGGCAGAGCAGCTGCTGCAACATCAGCAGCTGAGCAGGACTCTGATTCTGAAAGAGAGCTGGTGATCGACCTGGGAGACGAACATGGAGGTCGTGACTCAAAGAGGGCGAGAAGAGAGCCGGGAGCTTCTGCTGCCAAAACTCCCAAAGAGCCTAAAATTGCCAAGGTGGAAG GTAAACTGTCTTCatctgctgcagcagcaactcCATCACGGGACTCGCCCTCTAACCTGAGAGATGCTTTGCAACCCTCCATCACAGCGGCCCTCAACCTTGTTTCCACCGCAGCTTCTGGTCTGCCTAGTTCCACCACAACTACCGGAGGATCCACCGGTGCTCCCTCTCCTGCCTCCACCTCGGTCTCCGCAACATCCCCAGTACCTGCAGCCATAAAGAAACAGCGCCCTCTACTGCCTAAAGAGACGGCTCAGGCCGTGCAACGAGCAGTGGTTTGGAATCCAACCAAATTCCAGACGTCCTCTCAGAAGTGGCACATGCAGAAGgtgcagaggcagcagcagcaaggagAGCAGTCGCCAGTGCAGACGCCGGCCCAGACGCCGACCCAGACGCCGGCCCAGACGCCGGCCCAGAGTCCGGGGCAGACACGCAGCCCTCAGCAGCTGCAGTCACAACAGCAGAACTCCTCCTCAAGTACCCGCTATCAGACCAGACAAGCAGCCAAGG TGCAAAAAGACGTGCCTCAGAGTACTTCCTCATCGACAGCAGCCCAGGTCACATCTGGCAGCTCCTCTTCCTTCATGTCAGGAGACTTGCAGATCCCTACAGGCTCAGCAGAGGTGGCTGCAGATATAGCCAAGTACACAAACAAA ATTATGGACACAATAAAAGGGACAATGACTGAAATCTACAATGATCTTTCCAAAAGCACATCAGGAAACACAATTGCAGAG ATTCGACGGTTAAGGATAGAGATTGAGAAACTCCAGTGGCTGCATCAGCAAGAGTTGTCGGAGATGAAGCACAATCTCG AACTGACGATGGCAGAGATGAGGCAGAGTCTGGAGCAGGAAAGAGAACGGCTGGTGGCCGAGGTGAAAAAGCAGACGGAGGTGGAAAAGCAGCAGGCAGTGGACGAGACCAAAAAGAAACAGTGGTGCGCTAACTGCAGGAAGGAGGCCATCTTCTACTGCTGCTGGAATACCAGTTACTGTGATTACCCCTGCCAGCAAGCCCACTGGCCAGAACACATGAAGTCCTGCACACAGTCAG CCACAGCATCGCAGCAGGAACCAGAAGCAGAGTCCAACTCAGACCCTTCAGTCAAATCATCAAGCCACTCTCCTGCCACACAGCCCCCTCCCTCAGGAGCAGGATCCATATCAGACAAAAGCAACTCTCCCACATACATTGACAAGAGCAAGGACAGTGGCGTTACTGTGACCTAA